One stretch of Ptiloglossa arizonensis isolate GNS036 chromosome 7, iyPtiAriz1_principal, whole genome shotgun sequence DNA includes these proteins:
- the LOC143149661 gene encoding uncharacterized protein LOC143149661, with translation MRGRIPELGKLDQFSLTNTKLYSNHDTMANSGCVAGTELTLLPSTGHYGKLALGATSAMLIVRSNRVNRKVVSRKKMERDDGNDAESKTASTCDMLATLNSYELYRIDEEIQHSKSELIDCRKECESTEMEMITVNQLEDKGIFILKDMERKYKELDDELEKVHHDYIKCANNVNRYEEAVSQKVSSLTQERDNLRKELSDLRKVADENSKKLIEIKKMITIQEKKNIALIQKLKKLVERRNITQDLKERVNAVLSDPRITNVNVFTQKIE, from the exons ATGCGTGGAAGGATTCCAGAACTCGGTAAACTGGATCAATTCTCACTCACAAACACGAAACTTTACAGCAATCACGATACAATGGCGAACAGCGGGTGCGTAGCGGGGACTGAGCTAACGCTCTTGCCATCTACCGGCCATTACGGCAAGTTAGCG CTTGGCGCGACATCGGCCATGTTGATTGTTCGTTCAAACCGTGTAAATCGAAAAGTTGTATCGCGAAAGAAAATGGAACGTGACGACGGAAACGATGCCGAGTCCAAAACGG CATCGACATGTGACATGTTAGCAACCTTGAATTCGTATGAATTATATCGAATAGATGAAGAAATTCAACACTCCAAGTCTGAGCTAATAGATTGTCGTAAAGAATGTGAATCCACAGAGATGGAGATGATTACCGTGAACCAATTGGAAGATAAAGGAATATTTATATTGAAAGATatggaaagaaaatataaagagCTCGATGACGAATTGGAAAAAGTTCATCATGATTATATAAAATGCGccaataacgtaaatcgttacGAAGAGGCCGTTTCCCAAAAAGTTAGTTCTTTAACACAAGAAAGAGATAACCTGAGAAAAGAACTGTCGGACTTACGAAAAGTTGCAGACGAAAATAGCAAGAAattgatagaaataaaaaagatgATCACGATTCAAGAA AAGAAGAACATCGCGTtgatacaaaaattgaaaaaactgGTGGAAAGGAGAAACATAACGCAAGATTTGAAGGAAAGAGTAAATGCAGTTCTGTCCGACCCTAGAATTACTAATGTAAATGTTTTTAcccaaaaaattgaataa
- the LOC143149215 gene encoding uncharacterized protein LOC143149215 isoform X2 — translation MEKQQESESPNNVHLFRLAVSNNFKHIAESVSEEDFLDILTILRAKPKTGKKLHKAMVKELYDSMIDDLEDILKEGNLEEALKKVFILSDENSSIYEDAWRPPGNVTLHLRSLDAHVIKEHTEQLTKQVNELEKENALLVENITEKRSKIFALEDSISQLLRKAPIAIELLENRLEQLEKCQKLLCHN, via the exons ATGGAGAAGCAACAAGAGTCCGAGTCCCCAAACAATGTTCATCTATTTCGATTAGccgtttcaaataatttcaaacacATCGCGGAATCGGTTAG cGAAGAAGACTTTCTCGACATTCTCACGATATTGAGAGCAAAACCGAAGACTGGCAAAAAGTTGCACAAAGCCATGGTCAAGGAACTTTACGATAGCATGATTGACGATTTAGAAGACATATTGAAAGAAGGTAATTTAGAGGAGGCGTTgaaaaaagtatttatattGTCCGATGAAAATTCTTCCATATACGAGGACGCTTG GAGACCACCTGGAAATGTAACTTTACATTTACGATCTTTGGACGCACATGTGATCAAGGAACATACCGAGCAATTGACGAAACAAGTGAATGAACTGGAAAAAGAAAATGCACTTTTAGTGGAAAACATTACAGAGAAAAGATCGAAAATATTCGCTCTGGAAGATTCTATATCACAGTTGTTAAGAAAGGCACCAATTGCGATAGAATTACTAGAAAATAGATTGGAACAGTTAGAAAAATGTCAAAAGTTACTATGTCACAATTAA
- the LOC143149215 gene encoding uncharacterized protein LOC143149215 isoform X1, producing the protein MVDPISQSSCPRTRGTRTRPARLGRRVNIRADPRESTAQSEEDFLDILTILRAKPKTGKKLHKAMVKELYDSMIDDLEDILKEGNLEEALKKVFILSDENSSIYEDAWRPPGNVTLHLRSLDAHVIKEHTEQLTKQVNELEKENALLVENITEKRSKIFALEDSISQLLRKAPIAIELLENRLEQLEKCQKLLCHN; encoded by the exons ATGGTTGATCCAATTTCCCAGTCTAGCTGTCCGCGTACACGAGGTACCCGGACTCGACCTGCTCGCCTTGGACGCCGGGTGAATATAAGGGCAGATCCTCGCGAGTCAACGGCGCAGAG cGAAGAAGACTTTCTCGACATTCTCACGATATTGAGAGCAAAACCGAAGACTGGCAAAAAGTTGCACAAAGCCATGGTCAAGGAACTTTACGATAGCATGATTGACGATTTAGAAGACATATTGAAAGAAGGTAATTTAGAGGAGGCGTTgaaaaaagtatttatattGTCCGATGAAAATTCTTCCATATACGAGGACGCTTG GAGACCACCTGGAAATGTAACTTTACATTTACGATCTTTGGACGCACATGTGATCAAGGAACATACCGAGCAATTGACGAAACAAGTGAATGAACTGGAAAAAGAAAATGCACTTTTAGTGGAAAACATTACAGAGAAAAGATCGAAAATATTCGCTCTGGAAGATTCTATATCACAGTTGTTAAGAAAGGCACCAATTGCGATAGAATTACTAGAAAATAGATTGGAACAGTTAGAAAAATGTCAAAAGTTACTATGTCACAATTAA
- the LOC143149552 gene encoding uncharacterized protein LOC143149552 — MRSLAVVLLAIAGTCYAARLDNTYLPPGNAGSAGGAGLIQAPNRGGGGPGGRGPGGPGGPGGPGGPGRPGGGGGYGPGGGGGGFGPGGGGGGGGFGPGGGGGGGFGPGGGGGGGGPRGGPGGQEIPIVSFNNENGGDGNYQFSYETGNGISAQETGHQQGNGEAVSGSYSYTGPDGVQYSVTYTADEEGFHPQGAHLPTPPPIPPEIQRGVELALAAEARGENQDTSGGGGGGGSGGGGGYSPGGGYGNGGGGGGGGGRGGGGGGGGSYQGPNSYQSSSGGYHY; from the exons ATGAGATCG CTCGCTGTGGTACTGCTGGCAATCGCCGGCACGTGTTACGCGGCTCGACTGGACAACACTTACCTTCCACCCGGTAACGCGGGCAGCGCGGGTGGAGCGGGATTGATTCAAGCTCCGaatcgaggaggaggaggtcctGGGGGCCGTGGACCTGGAGGACCTGGTGGTCCCGGTGGTCCCGGTGGTCCTGGTAGACCAGGTGGAGGCGGTGGATACGGGCCTGGAGGTGGAGGCGGTGGATTCGGAcccggaggtggaggtggaggcggTGGATTCGGCCCTGGAGGTGGTGGAGGCGGTGGATTCGGAC ccggtggtggcggtggcggcggtggtccAAGAGGAGGACCCGGTGGCCAGGAGATACCCATCGTCTCGTTCAACAACGAGAACGGCGGCGACGGCAACTACCAATTCAGCTACGAAACAGGAAATGGTATCAGTGCGCAGGAAACGGGTCATCAGCAAG GTAACGGCGAAGCGGTGAGCGGATCGTACTCGTACACCGGACCCGATGGCGTGCAATATAGCGTTACTTACACCGCGGACGAAGAAGGTTTCCATCCCCAAGGTGCTCATCTTCCGACCCCGCCTCCGATCCCACCAGAAATTCAACGAGGCGTCGAGTTAGCGCTCGCTGCCGAAGCCAGAGGCGAAAATCAAGATACATCcggaggcggtggcggtggcggtagtggtggcggtggcggataCTCTCCAGGGGGTGGTTACG GAAAtggtggtggaggtggaggcGGCGGTGGTCGaggaggcggcggcggtggtggtggctcTTATCAAGGTCCAAATTCATACCAATCAAGTTCGGGCGGATACCATTACTAA